In one window of Siphonobacter curvatus DNA:
- a CDS encoding type IV secretory system conjugative DNA transfer family protein, giving the protein MDLLLFRLLGFLLQWIGVPILLYYAAGWGIHWILDMPIFLKIPPLERAIRNLSPLASLGASGYYLFLKLSALLEGKPKTRVEQASATSKTKIRVKKSVFTFLTANGEVPVIHLVNPFRGVLILGGAGAGKSKSLIEPILTQSIQSGFTGLLYDFKFPTLAQVAQQALLQQPATKGYYVNFADLSRSHRLNPVHPSLMKTPAHADEYAQAILYNLNPDSIKKADFWTDSAQSYLTAVLWYLRQGFVRCPTRWPFSLNRWQALWRF; this is encoded by the coding sequence ATGGACCTGTTATTGTTTCGTTTACTGGGCTTTCTCTTGCAATGGATCGGCGTGCCCATCCTGCTCTACTACGCAGCCGGCTGGGGGATTCACTGGATCCTTGACATGCCTATCTTTCTAAAGATTCCCCCACTAGAAAGAGCGATTAGAAACCTATCCCCGCTAGCTAGTCTGGGAGCTTCCGGCTACTACTTGTTTTTAAAACTATCAGCTTTGCTGGAAGGCAAACCCAAAACCAGGGTCGAGCAAGCCTCGGCGACGAGTAAGACGAAGATTCGCGTGAAAAAAAGCGTCTTTACTTTTCTGACGGCTAACGGGGAGGTGCCCGTCATTCACCTGGTCAATCCCTTTCGCGGGGTCCTGATTTTGGGCGGGGCGGGCGCGGGCAAGAGTAAGAGTCTGATTGAACCGATCCTCACGCAGTCCATTCAGAGCGGCTTTACCGGCCTGCTCTACGACTTCAAGTTTCCCACGCTGGCGCAGGTAGCCCAGCAGGCGCTACTTCAGCAGCCCGCTACCAAAGGCTACTACGTAAACTTTGCGGATCTCAGCCGCTCGCACCGGCTGAATCCCGTGCACCCTTCACTGATGAAAACCCCCGCGCACGCCGATGAATACGCCCAGGCGATTTTGTATAATCTGAATCCCGATTCGATTAAAAAAGCGGACTTCTGGACGGATTCCGCCCAGAGCTATCTAACGGCGGTGCTGTGGTATTTAAGGCAGGGCTTTGTACGCTGCCCCACGCGATGGCCCTTCTCTTTGAACCGGTGGCAGGCGTTGTGGCGCTTTTAA